The following DNA comes from Hordeum vulgare subsp. vulgare chromosome 3H, MorexV3_pseudomolecules_assembly, whole genome shotgun sequence.
TAtattatttaaatatattttaaaattccacgtactatttttataatatctaaatatattttgaaattacacgtcctatttttataatatttaaatatattttaaaatgccatgtactatttttataacatttaaatatattttgtaatggcacatactatttttataatatttaaatatattttaaaatgccaTGTATtgtttttataatatttaaatatattttgtaatgccacatactatttttataatatttaaatataatTTAAAATGGcacgtactatttttataatatttaaatatattttgtaatgccatgtactatttttataatatttaaatatatttgtaATGCCACATACTATTTTTTGAAAAATGGCAGCCTTTTTTTATTAACTTTTTCGCTTTTATAAACtttttgtgttttttatttttttagaccATGCGGCAACCTTTTTTTAGCAGTCTAaccaaaagaaataaaataggccGACCCAATGCGCTCCTTGGCCCATCAGCCAGCCGAATCCCGGTTGACATTTCTCATGTAAGCATTTTTGTGTCTGAGGGTTCGATTTAGACCGGGATCTTATAGTTCAGGGTGCAAACGACAAGGATTTGAATTTGAGGGTTTGATTCACCGAACGTCTATGAATTCAGGGTTTAAAATGGACTTTTTTCCAGTGGTCTGCCGACGCGCGCGGGAGGGGCTAGGAAGGGGGCAACACGGGGAGGGCGAGGACGGAGGAGCATCAGAACAGGGGAGGGCAGCGGCACAGGGATGGTTGGGACGGGGGGCACTGGGAGACCAGGGCCGACACGAGGAGGGCAGTCGCATGGGAGGGCTGGCTGGGATGCGGGTGGGCAATCGTGCAGGGAGAGGGCCGGTCGAGACGTACGTGTGGGTGTATGAATGTAAAGAGTGAGAATGATGGAAGATATTGGGGGAGGGAAAGCTATTGAAAATAAACAATACATGCAATCTTATGGCTGGAGGATGCTAGTTAGTGCCCGCCACTTCTAAGTGACGTCGGTTGCACGCCCGCGCGACAATTTTTTGTGTGTGGTGGGCTTAGCTCACTGCCCGCCACAGCCGTTTAATCTAGCACTGGCGAGCGCTAATCAGAACCCGCCACAGCTATGTTTTGTCAAAACCGGACACCCAACCAAAATAACTAGTGGTGTTTGTAAGTCATTGCTCGCCACTGCTAGGTCATATACATGTAGCGAGCGCAAGATAGGACTCTTCACTACTGAATTACGCAAGTCCAACACTTGAGTTTATACATGTGGTTGGCAATCAAGCAGGCCCGCCGCGGCTACACCCTTAGCTGTGGTGGATGGTTCTTACTatccgtcactgttagtttccaAAAATAGAGGTGGCGGGTAACATGACGTGTCTGCCACTAATTTGTGTTTATCTATAAACCCTTTTCCAATAGTGAGCAAAGCCACTTGATGTAATCTCAAGATTGCATATTAATCCATTCACTTTCCTTTGGAGAGGCTTCTCTATGTACACCATTTGGGATGCTAATTCAATAAAATTTAGCGCTCTTTGACGGCTAGAGTTTGCAAATATAAAAACATGATTTACCACTCGTCGGCATCTTCATTTGAATTATAAAATATAGAAGGTCAAACAACTGGGGCTATCTCATCCTGAGCGTTTGAGTACCCTAACCCACTACCCAAACCCGAACCGAACTGAATTACCCGAATTATCGGGTAATACGAGTATCGGGTTagggttcggttctcatttcGTGGCTATTCGGTTTTTGGGTTATGGTTCGGGTTCTAGATTGAAAAACCCAACATACCCATACTATTCGTATTATTCATACTAGCCAAATTAttcatgctattattacacttacatgttacccatactaactaaaatatCCTTACTATCCTAAATACCCATACTATTTAAATTATTCATACCAAAAGTTGATGCGTGCTTCAAATATTTTGGGTTTTATGGGTACCCGAATAacccaaaccaaaattttgggtaatttgggttcgGGTATATCTTTGGCAGAAAAAAATCGGTTCCCATTTTTCAGTACCCGAACTACCCATAACCCAAACTATGTGAATCAAAAAAACCAAAATACCTGAACACCAAGGCTGAGATCACAGCTAGTTGAGGTTTTACTAGTATCACTAATACCAATATTCTTTTAGGgaatacaaaagaaaaagattGATGTGTATGGATTAGCACTTCGAGTGCGAAGTTATGGTGCTCGAACACCCTGGTACCTTTTTgttgaaaaatcatatttagaagttttaaaaagtttagaTATAAGCCTGTGGAAACTTGTATGTGTTCATTTCGGGCCCATAAaattttgttttaaaaatgtaaTTAGTGAGTTATAAAAAAAAAATCCAACCTAACAAAAAAAGGGCCACAtttgaaaatacatatttatCTTTTCTTTGGGTACATCACGTGTGAAACTAAAATGTTATGAGATATTACAAATATACATAGTATATATGTGGAGATGTGTTTTATACAAAAATCCAAGTATTCTTCCTTGTAGAAACACATTGATTTTTCGAAACGGGCTCCAAGATGCCCGAACACCATTGGCAATCTTCGGTAGCACTTCGTACTATACGTACATGCATTGTTCTGGTTTGCTATAGTATTCTTGTACCCCTCAAAAAAAATGCTACTATACAGTGTTCTTGTGTCATGTTGCTGTACTCCATGAAGGTTGTGTATCAGCCTATGCATGTGTGCTGGGCTGCTAGCTGCCTAACTCGAAGTTCATTGGCCACATTAAAACAAAAACAGTAGATTTGATCGTACGTGCGGTACCAACACAAGCTGTGGGAGGCTCATGTTGCGAAAGCAAGGAGGAGTAGATACTGATgatcattattttcatgatgatgGAGTACATCGACCTCAATCAATTGATCAGAAATTTGGAAATAAACGACACGATCTATCTCACAAGCATGCGATAATAGCTTAAGTTTCGGACTATTAGTAGTAGCCATTCTCCAATACGATGGATGGCCAACGGTCACCAGAGAATAATTAAGCTACATATACCTACTAGAGAAGAAAACTACTGAATCTAAGATCATCATATATAGAGCATCACAATAGTGCGATGTGGAGACGCACGCGGTTTATATATGATGCTATATGAGCACACAGTAGTAGACCCCTCCGTGCTGGAGAGGCTCGACGGTGAGGCCCGCGTCGTCGACGAGGAGCGGCTCGGCGCGTTCGCCGTTGCAGCGGAACAGGACGGCCCCGTCCCCGAAGTAGAGCTTGACGTCGAGGTGCGTGGCCGGGACGCTGCACGCGGCGCTGGTGCCCGCGAAGCACACAACCGCGGCGCCCCTGCCCAACACGCCGGTGCCCGTGGCCCCTGGCCCTGCCGCTGCGCCCGCGAACCCAACATCACCCGCTGGTCCTGGATGCACGCAACACGGTCAAAAGAATGAAAACCGGGAGTGATATTAAGTGCGGCGCAGAGGCGAGTTATTGTTGCCCGTGACTTGCGAGACGGAAGACTACGAGGAAATCCAAGCGCCCAGCCCCAGCCCCAGCCCCAGCAAGCGTGTGTGGCAGTCGGACTGCCAGCCGCACGGTCCATCTAGGTAAAAACGCCCCCGTGTAGTGTAATGTGAAAGGAAGTTTTAAGCGCGCGTGAGCAGGAGGAAATTTGACCGCCATCACCTCAGTCTTTTCAACAGCGTACGTGCGTGCTCCATCCCTCCTTGGCTACACTCTCCCTCCTTCCTATACGTACGCAGTAAAATTCTTCACACGCATCCGCTTCTCTTGATGATAGACAAGTTGCCGTGACAAGACCATACGAAAGAGGCACATTTATGAGCTGTGTGTGGCTTGCGACCACGAAGGGCTTCCCCCCTTTTGGCTCTTACTACTCCACTAATCTGTCAGTATCAGATCAAATTCTACTCCTTTCGCACGTACTACAGGAGTATTTTCCACTTGAATTAGTGCTACCACGCGTGTGCATGACAAGACCAATCTGGTCCTCAACTAAGCAATGTGTTTTCATATATTTGCTTCTAAAAAGTCTCATTTTGGAATCTTATATGGAACCTTATGCTTCCATTCCTTCAAGTCTAGTCTTTTCACGAACATGTGAAAATAGCTCCATGCATGCAATGCACTCATTAATATGGGTACATGCTTACTTGCAACTGCAATATAGCATTAATAATGAATCTACATGTCATGCTATGAGGTTTTTGTCACCATGAAATAGTTCATATATTTGTAACATCCCATCGCGAAAATGCCTCCTTTTCTTTTTGCTCATGGAGTACAGCTCACGAATTTTGGTCTTCCCTAAAGCTGTGACTATTTACAGGTGACAAATTCCACCCATTTTTAGAGCAAAGTCATGCGTGCATGGTGTACAGCTTGGACGGTCAAGATTGTGCATGCACTAGAGAGTTTACATGGTTCAACCTTGTCTCATTTTCGTGCCCAAGTATCAAACTATACGACATATCAACACGTCCTTAATTACGCTAGGATTTATAATTGGGGCCCTAAAGGAAACCGGCACTGCCTCATGCAAGGAAGCATACAAAAAGATTGGACGTGCGTGTATGGGTATACCTAAACAATGGCAATGGGCAAGCTAACATCCAAAAGGAACTGAAATGGAGGCAAAATATTTATTTTTGTTACACAAGAGAAACTTCCCCCCTCTACTAGTCCGTGAAGACATGAACATTTACGTACGGTTGCATACGATAATGTAATCAGAAGGCGTGAATGAACAAATTAAAATCGAAATGGTGTACCAAGATTAAGCACGTTTCATCACATACCTTGCAAGTTACTGTTGTAGCTGACCGCCTCAGTAGTGGTAGTGGTTGCAAATAAACTGGTGAGGCGCCCAGCAGTAGAAGACGCACTTGCAACGGTGACGGCGGCGGAATCCGGCGAAGCAGGAAGAGGCAAAACACCAGCCGCAGAGGCAGCATTCACGGCCGGCGCTGCAGTGACGCCTAAGCCGTATTGTAGCAGTCCCAGCTTCGTCTTCGTGAAGTCCTCGTACGCCTCTTCTTTGGCAACGGAGGTGTTCAAGAACGGGTCACTGTTCTTGCGGAGGCCGAGCTGATCAACGCCGCTAGGCCAGTATTGACCAAGCCCGGCGGCCGAGGCGCTGCTCCTTTGGCCAGTGGTAGTGGGACCTATTGGTGCCACGTCGTTGCAGAGCCCGAAGAGCATGCCGGCGGGAGATGCAACCGGTGGCTGCTGCTCGGCTGGCACGGGGATGTACTGCGCGCCAAGGATGGCGGCGAGCTCCCCCGCCGACAGGCAGTGCCCTTGCGGGTACTGCAGGAAGATCGGCTCGACGTCGGTGGCGACGAACTCGTCCAAATTTGGCGCAGGAACCGGAGCGGACGGCGCGGGCTGGCCTAGGCTGAACTGATAGTCCATCTGCTGGTGGCACGCCGCGGCAAGCGGCGAGAGCAGGTCCATGGCCGCCGTCGCGGACATGGCCTGCGTGGCAGCCGGCTTGAGCGGTTTGCTGGATCCGGACGACCggtcggaggaggaagaggaggaagacgtggGTGCTACCGGCGAGAAGAGCGGAGGCTTGGGCGGATGGAACTGCTTGGGAGGCGGCGTATAGGGCGCGGCGGCGTGCTGGCGTGCTGGCGCGCAGGCCCGGACGGGAGCGGCGCGCGCAGCCGCGTTGCGCAGCTTGTTCTTGGAGCGGGACTTGCGGTTCTGGAACCAGTAGAAGACGTTTGAGTCGCCGACCGGGCCATACTCCTGCAGGCGCATGCGGATGCGGGGGATCTCGTCGCGTGTCGGGTTGATCAAGCCGGAGTTGAAGAG
Coding sequences within:
- the LOC123444059 gene encoding WUSCHEL-related homeobox 7-like isoform X1, yielding MASPNSRQQQQHWPSMFRSKHGSQVWQSQPDMTGSPPSLVSGSAAAAGHSFKSPFSSGPDQERNTDTKPRWNPRPEQIRVLETLFNSGLINPTRDEIPRIRMRLQEYGPVGDSNVFYWFQNRKSRSKNKLRNAAARAAPVRACAPARQHAAAPYTPPPKQFHPPKPPLFSPVAPTSSSSSSSDRSSGSSKPLKPAATQAMSATAAMDLLSPLAAACHQQMDYQFSLGQPAPSAPVPAPNLDEFVATDVEPIFLQYPQGHCLSAGELAAILGAQYIPVPAEQQPPVASPAGMLFGLCNDVAPIGPTTTGQRSSASAAGLGQYWPSGVDQLGLRKNSDPFLNTSVAKEEAYEDFTKTKLGLLQYGLGVTAAPAVNAASAAGVLPLPASPDSAAVTVASASSTAGRLTSLFATTTTTEAVSYNSNLQGPAGDVGFAGAAAGPGATGTGVLGRGAAVVCFAGTSAACSVPATHLDVKLYFGDGAVLFRCNGERAEPLLVDDAGLTVEPLQHGGVYYCVLI
- the LOC123444059 gene encoding WUSCHEL-related homeobox 7-like isoform X2 encodes the protein MASPNSRQQQQHWPSMFRSKHGSQVWQSQPDMTGSPPSLVSGSAAAAGHSFKSPFSSGPDQERNTDTKPRWNPRPEQIRVLETLFNSGLINPTRDEIPRIRMRLQEYGPVGDSNVFYWFQNRKSRSKNKLRNAAARAAPVRACAPARQHAAAPYTPPPKQFHPPKPPLFSPVAPTSSSSSSSDRSSGSSKPLKPAATQAMSATAAMDLLSPLAAACHQQMDYQFSLGQPAPSAPVPAPNLDEFVATDVEPIFLQYPQGHCLSAGELAAILGAQYIPVPAEQQPPVASPAGMLFGLCNDVAPIGPTTTGQRSSASAAGLGQYWPSGVDQLGLRKNSDPFLNTSVAKEEAYEDFTKTKLGLLQYGLGVTAAPAVNAASAAGVLPLPASPDSAAVTVASASSTAGRLTSLFATTTTTEAVSYNSNLQGNTFEWPMFYRNVDSFPFKKIPRAQYVLFLAKVMPNFRHDLCYKV